A DNA window from Callospermophilus lateralis isolate mCalLat2 chromosome X, mCalLat2.hap1, whole genome shotgun sequence contains the following coding sequences:
- the Ssr4 gene encoding translocon-associated protein subunit delta isoform X5 has protein sequence MAAMASLGALALLLLSGLSCCSEACVEPQITPSYYTTSDAVISTETVFIVEISLTCKNRVQNMALYADVSGKQFPVTRGQDVGRYQVSWSLDHKSAHAGTYEVRFFDEESYSLLRKYLLCRLREIMRTFQSSHPCSQSAWTIGVPGMGPGSPPRYWLQ, from the exons ATGGCGGCGATGGCATCTCTCGGCGCCCTGGCGCTACTCCTGCTGTCCGGCCTCTCTTGCTGCTCAG aggcctgtgtggagcccCAGATCACCCCTTCCTACTATACCACTTCAGATGCCGTCATTTCCACCGAGACTGTCTTCATCGTGGAGATCTCCCTGACATGCAAGAACAGGGTTCAG AATATGGCTCTTTATGCTGATGTCAGTGGAAAACAGTTCCCTGTCACCAGGGGCCAGGATGTGGGCCGTTATCAG GTGTCCTGGAGCTTAGACCATAAGAGCGCCCATGCAGGCACCTATGAGGTCAGATTCTTCGATGAGGAGTCTTACAGCCTCCTAAGGAAG TACCTCCTTTGCAGGCTCAGAGAAATAATGAGGACATTTCAATCATCCCACCCCTGTTCACAGTCAGCGTGGACCATAGG GGTGCCTGGAATGGGCCCTGGGTCTCCACCGAGGTACTGGCTGCAGTAA
- the Ssr4 gene encoding translocon-associated protein subunit delta isoform X4, whose translation MAAMASLGALALLLLSGLSCCSAEACVEPQITPSYYTTSDAVISTETVFIVEISLTCKNRVQNMALYADVSGKQFPVTRGQDVGRYQVSWSLDHKSAHAGTYEVRFFDEESYSLLRKYLLCRLREIMRTFQSSHPCSQSAWTIGVPGMGPGSPPRYWLQ comes from the exons ATGGCGGCGATGGCATCTCTCGGCGCCCTGGCGCTACTCCTGCTGTCCGGCCTCTCTTGCTGCTCAG cagaggcctgtgtggagcccCAGATCACCCCTTCCTACTATACCACTTCAGATGCCGTCATTTCCACCGAGACTGTCTTCATCGTGGAGATCTCCCTGACATGCAAGAACAGGGTTCAG AATATGGCTCTTTATGCTGATGTCAGTGGAAAACAGTTCCCTGTCACCAGGGGCCAGGATGTGGGCCGTTATCAG GTGTCCTGGAGCTTAGACCATAAGAGCGCCCATGCAGGCACCTATGAGGTCAGATTCTTCGATGAGGAGTCTTACAGCCTCCTAAGGAAG TACCTCCTTTGCAGGCTCAGAGAAATAATGAGGACATTTCAATCATCCCACCCCTGTTCACAGTCAGCGTGGACCATAGG GGTGCCTGGAATGGGCCCTGGGTCTCCACCGAGGTACTGGCTGCAGTAA
- the Pdzd4 gene encoding PDZ domain-containing protein 4 isoform X2 gives MGCNMCVVQKPEEQYKVMLQEVELYKSSHRDKLGLMVCYRTDDEEDLGIYVGEVNPNSIAAKDGRIREGDRIIQINGMDVQNREEAVAILSQEENTNISLLVARPESQLAKRWKDSDRDDFLDDFGSENEGDLRARKLKSPPAQQPGNEEEKGAPDGGPGLSNSQELDSGVGRTDESTRNEESSEHDLLGDEPPSTTNTPGSLRKFGLQGDSLQSRDFHFSMDSLLAEGAGLGSGDVPGLTDEEYERYRELLEIKCHLENGNQLGIVFSRASGSNSALDVNRNESLGHEMAMLEEELRHLEFKCRNILRAQKMQQLRERCMKAWLLEEESLYDLAASEPKKHELSDISELPEKSDKDSTSAYNTGESCRSTPLLVEPLPESPLKRATAGNSNLNRTPPGPPVAIPSKAAPLPGSPAKFRSLSRDPEVGRRQHAEERVRRSPKTGVTLERVGPEGSPYLSRRHRSQGQESEHYHSCVQLAPTRGLEELGHSPLSLAGGPRVGGVVAAAAEAPRMEWKVKVRSDGTRYVAKRPVRDRLLKARALKIREERSGMTTDDDAVSEMKMGRYWSKEERKQHLIRAREQRKRREFMMQSRLECLREQQNGDSKPELNIIALSHRKTMKKRNKKILDNWITIQEMLAHGARSADGKRIYNPLLSVTTV, from the exons GAGGTGGAGCTGTACAAAAGCAGCCACCGGGACAAGCTGGGCTTGATGGTGTGCTACCGCACGGATGACGAGGAAGACCTGGGCATCTACGTTGGAGAG gtaaatcccaacagcattgcaGCCAAAGATGGCCGGATCCGTGAGGGAGACCGCATCATCCAG ATAAACGGCATGGATGTCCAGAACAGAGAAGAGGCAGTGGCTATACTGAGCCAGGAGGAGAACACCAACATTTCCCTGCTGGTTGCTCGGCCTGAGAGCCAG CTAGCAAAGCGGTGGAAGGACAGTGACCGGGATGACTTCCTGGATGATTTTGGCTCTGAGAATGAGGGGGACCTGCGTGCTCGGAAGCTTaagtcaccccctgcccaacag CCTGGGAATGAAGAGGAGAAGGGGGCTCCTGATGGGGGCCCAGGCCTGAGCAACAGCCAGGAGTTGGACAGTGGGGTGGGCCGGACTGATGAGAGTACCCGTAATGAAGAGAGTTCTGAGCATGATCTGTTGGGGGATGAGCCCCCCAGTACCACCAACACCCCTGGGAGCCTGCGCAAGTTTGGCCTGCAAGGGGATTCTCTGCAGAGCCGGGACTTCCACTTCAGCATGGACTCACTGCTGGCAGAGGgggcagggcttggaagtggcgaTGTGCCTGGCCTCACAGATGAAGAGTATGAGCGCTACCGGGAGTTACTGGAGATCAAGTGCCACCTGGAGAATGGCAACCAGCTGGGCATCGTCTTCTCCCGGGCCTCTGGTAGCAATAGTGCTCTGGATGTCAACCGCAATGAAAGCCTGGGCCACGAGATGGCCATGCTGGAGGAGGAGCTTCGCCACCTGGAGTTCAAGTGTCGCAACATCCTGCGGGCGCAGAAGATGCAACAGCTGCGCGAGCGCTGCATGAAGGCCTGGCTGCTGGAGGAGGAGAGTCTCTATGACCTGGCGGCCAGTGAGCCCAAGAAGCATGAGCTGTCTGACATCTCTGAGCTGCCAGAGAAGTCTGACAAGGACAGCACCAGCGCCTACAACACAGGGGAGAGCTGCCGCAGCACCCCACTGCTCGTGGAGCCCCTTCCTGAGAGCCCTCTGAAGCGGGCCACTGCTGGCAACTCCAACTTGAACCGGACCCCTCCTGGTCCCCCTGTCGCCATCCCCTCCAAGGCTGCTCCTCTGCCTGGGAGCCCCGCCAAGTTCCGATCCCTCTCCCGGGATCCTGAGGTGGGCCGGAGACAGCATGCAGAGGAACGAGTCAGACGCAGCCCCAAGACGGGGGTGACCCTGGAGCGTGTGGGCCCTGAAGGCAGTCCTTACCTCTCTAGGCGCCACCGTAGCCAAGGCCAGGAGAGTGAGCACTACCATAGCTGTGTGCAGCTGGCCCCCACCCGTGGCCTGGAGGAGCTGGGCCACAGCCCCTTGAGTTTGGCTGGGGGCCCTCGGGTGGGTGGGGTGGTGGCTGCAGCTGCTGAAGCACCCCGCATGGAGTGGAAGGTGAAGGTACGCAGCGACGGGACACGCTACGTGGCCAAGCGGCCTGTGCGAGATCGGCTGCTGAAGGCCCGGGCCCTGAAGATCCGGGAGGAGCGCAGCGGCATGACTACTGATGACGACGCAGTGAGTGAGATGAAGATGGGCCGCTACTGGAGCAAGGAGGAGCGGAAGCAGCACCTGATCCGTGCACGGGAGCAGAGGAAGCGGCGCGAGTTCATGATGCAGAGCCGGCTGGAGTGCTTGAGGGAGCAGCAGAATGGCGATAGCAAGCCCGAGCTCAACATTATCGCCCTGAGCCATCGCAAAACCATGAAGAAGCGGAACAAGAAGATCCTGGATAACTGGATCACTATCCAGGAGATGCTGGCCCATGGCGCACGCTCAGCTGACGGCAAGCGAATCTACAACCCTCTGCTCTCCGTCACCACTGTCTGA
- the Pdzd4 gene encoding PDZ domain-containing protein 4 isoform X1, which translates to MGCNMCVVQKPEEQYKVMLQVNGKELSKLSQEQTLEALRASKEPLVIQVLRRSPRLRGDSSCHDLQLVDSGTQTDITFEHIMALGKLRPPTPPMGILEPYVLSELPPISHEYYDPAEFMEGGPQEPDRMDELEYEEVELYKSSHRDKLGLMVCYRTDDEEDLGIYVGEVNPNSIAAKDGRIREGDRIIQINGMDVQNREEAVAILSQEENTNISLLVARPESQLAKRWKDSDRDDFLDDFGSENEGDLRARKLKSPPAQQPGNEEEKGAPDGGPGLSNSQELDSGVGRTDESTRNEESSEHDLLGDEPPSTTNTPGSLRKFGLQGDSLQSRDFHFSMDSLLAEGAGLGSGDVPGLTDEEYERYRELLEIKCHLENGNQLGIVFSRASGSNSALDVNRNESLGHEMAMLEEELRHLEFKCRNILRAQKMQQLRERCMKAWLLEEESLYDLAASEPKKHELSDISELPEKSDKDSTSAYNTGESCRSTPLLVEPLPESPLKRATAGNSNLNRTPPGPPVAIPSKAAPLPGSPAKFRSLSRDPEVGRRQHAEERVRRSPKTGVTLERVGPEGSPYLSRRHRSQGQESEHYHSCVQLAPTRGLEELGHSPLSLAGGPRVGGVVAAAAEAPRMEWKVKVRSDGTRYVAKRPVRDRLLKARALKIREERSGMTTDDDAVSEMKMGRYWSKEERKQHLIRAREQRKRREFMMQSRLECLREQQNGDSKPELNIIALSHRKTMKKRNKKILDNWITIQEMLAHGARSADGKRIYNPLLSVTTV; encoded by the exons GTAAACGGGAAGGAGCTCTCCAAGCTGTCTCAGGAGCAAACCCTGGAGGCCCTGAGAGCCTCCAAGGAGCCCCTGGTGATCCAGGTGCTGAGACGCAGCCCCCGCCTGCGGGGGGACAGCTCCTGCCACGACCTTCAACTGGTGGACAGTGGCACTCAGACCGACATCACCTTCGAACATATCATGGCGCTGGGCAAGCTGCGCCCGCCCACCCCACCTATGGGCATCCTGGAGCCGTACGTCCTCTCTGAGCT CCCCCCCATCAGCCATGAGTATTATGACCCGGCGGAGTTCATGGAGGGCGGCCCACAGGAGCCAGACCGTATGGACGAGCTGGAGTATGAG GAGGTGGAGCTGTACAAAAGCAGCCACCGGGACAAGCTGGGCTTGATGGTGTGCTACCGCACGGATGACGAGGAAGACCTGGGCATCTACGTTGGAGAG gtaaatcccaacagcattgcaGCCAAAGATGGCCGGATCCGTGAGGGAGACCGCATCATCCAG ATAAACGGCATGGATGTCCAGAACAGAGAAGAGGCAGTGGCTATACTGAGCCAGGAGGAGAACACCAACATTTCCCTGCTGGTTGCTCGGCCTGAGAGCCAG CTAGCAAAGCGGTGGAAGGACAGTGACCGGGATGACTTCCTGGATGATTTTGGCTCTGAGAATGAGGGGGACCTGCGTGCTCGGAAGCTTaagtcaccccctgcccaacag CCTGGGAATGAAGAGGAGAAGGGGGCTCCTGATGGGGGCCCAGGCCTGAGCAACAGCCAGGAGTTGGACAGTGGGGTGGGCCGGACTGATGAGAGTACCCGTAATGAAGAGAGTTCTGAGCATGATCTGTTGGGGGATGAGCCCCCCAGTACCACCAACACCCCTGGGAGCCTGCGCAAGTTTGGCCTGCAAGGGGATTCTCTGCAGAGCCGGGACTTCCACTTCAGCATGGACTCACTGCTGGCAGAGGgggcagggcttggaagtggcgaTGTGCCTGGCCTCACAGATGAAGAGTATGAGCGCTACCGGGAGTTACTGGAGATCAAGTGCCACCTGGAGAATGGCAACCAGCTGGGCATCGTCTTCTCCCGGGCCTCTGGTAGCAATAGTGCTCTGGATGTCAACCGCAATGAAAGCCTGGGCCACGAGATGGCCATGCTGGAGGAGGAGCTTCGCCACCTGGAGTTCAAGTGTCGCAACATCCTGCGGGCGCAGAAGATGCAACAGCTGCGCGAGCGCTGCATGAAGGCCTGGCTGCTGGAGGAGGAGAGTCTCTATGACCTGGCGGCCAGTGAGCCCAAGAAGCATGAGCTGTCTGACATCTCTGAGCTGCCAGAGAAGTCTGACAAGGACAGCACCAGCGCCTACAACACAGGGGAGAGCTGCCGCAGCACCCCACTGCTCGTGGAGCCCCTTCCTGAGAGCCCTCTGAAGCGGGCCACTGCTGGCAACTCCAACTTGAACCGGACCCCTCCTGGTCCCCCTGTCGCCATCCCCTCCAAGGCTGCTCCTCTGCCTGGGAGCCCCGCCAAGTTCCGATCCCTCTCCCGGGATCCTGAGGTGGGCCGGAGACAGCATGCAGAGGAACGAGTCAGACGCAGCCCCAAGACGGGGGTGACCCTGGAGCGTGTGGGCCCTGAAGGCAGTCCTTACCTCTCTAGGCGCCACCGTAGCCAAGGCCAGGAGAGTGAGCACTACCATAGCTGTGTGCAGCTGGCCCCCACCCGTGGCCTGGAGGAGCTGGGCCACAGCCCCTTGAGTTTGGCTGGGGGCCCTCGGGTGGGTGGGGTGGTGGCTGCAGCTGCTGAAGCACCCCGCATGGAGTGGAAGGTGAAGGTACGCAGCGACGGGACACGCTACGTGGCCAAGCGGCCTGTGCGAGATCGGCTGCTGAAGGCCCGGGCCCTGAAGATCCGGGAGGAGCGCAGCGGCATGACTACTGATGACGACGCAGTGAGTGAGATGAAGATGGGCCGCTACTGGAGCAAGGAGGAGCGGAAGCAGCACCTGATCCGTGCACGGGAGCAGAGGAAGCGGCGCGAGTTCATGATGCAGAGCCGGCTGGAGTGCTTGAGGGAGCAGCAGAATGGCGATAGCAAGCCCGAGCTCAACATTATCGCCCTGAGCCATCGCAAAACCATGAAGAAGCGGAACAAGAAGATCCTGGATAACTGGATCACTATCCAGGAGATGCTGGCCCATGGCGCACGCTCAGCTGACGGCAAGCGAATCTACAACCCTCTGCTCTCCGTCACCACTGTCTGA
- the Ssr4 gene encoding translocon-associated protein subunit delta isoform X2, with protein sequence MAAMASLGALALLLLSGLSCCSAEACVEPQITPSYYTTSDAVISTETVFIVEISLTCKNRVQNMALYADVSGKQFPVTRGQDVGRYQAQRNNEDISIIPPLFTVSVDHRGAWNGPWVSTEVLAAVIGLVIYYLAFSAKSHIQA encoded by the exons ATGGCGGCGATGGCATCTCTCGGCGCCCTGGCGCTACTCCTGCTGTCCGGCCTCTCTTGCTGCTCAG cagaggcctgtgtggagcccCAGATCACCCCTTCCTACTATACCACTTCAGATGCCGTCATTTCCACCGAGACTGTCTTCATCGTGGAGATCTCCCTGACATGCAAGAACAGGGTTCAG AATATGGCTCTTTATGCTGATGTCAGTGGAAAACAGTTCCCTGTCACCAGGGGCCAGGATGTGGGCCGTTATCAG GCTCAGAGAAATAATGAGGACATTTCAATCATCCCACCCCTGTTCACAGTCAGCGTGGACCATAGG GGTGCCTGGAATGGGCCCTGGGTCTCCACCGAGGTACTGGCTGCAGTAATTGGCCTAGTGATCTACTACCTGGCCTTCAGTGCGAAGAGCCACATCCAGGCCTGA
- the Ssr4 gene encoding translocon-associated protein subunit delta isoform X3 gives MAAMASLGALALLLLSGLSCCSAEACVEPQITPSYYTTSDAVISTETVFIVEISLTCKNRVQNMALYADVSGKQFPVTRGQDVGRYQVSWSLDHKSAHAGTYEVRFFDEESYSLLRKAQRNNEDISIIPPLFTVSVDHRGAWNGPWVSTEVLAAVIGLVIYYLAFSAKSHIQA, from the exons ATGGCGGCGATGGCATCTCTCGGCGCCCTGGCGCTACTCCTGCTGTCCGGCCTCTCTTGCTGCTCAG cagaggcctgtgtggagcccCAGATCACCCCTTCCTACTATACCACTTCAGATGCCGTCATTTCCACCGAGACTGTCTTCATCGTGGAGATCTCCCTGACATGCAAGAACAGGGTTCAG AATATGGCTCTTTATGCTGATGTCAGTGGAAAACAGTTCCCTGTCACCAGGGGCCAGGATGTGGGCCGTTATCAG GTGTCCTGGAGCTTAGACCATAAGAGCGCCCATGCAGGCACCTATGAGGTCAGATTCTTCGATGAGGAGTCTTACAGCCTCCTAAGGAAG GCTCAGAGAAATAATGAGGACATTTCAATCATCCCACCCCTGTTCACAGTCAGCGTGGACCATAGG GGTGCCTGGAATGGGCCCTGGGTCTCCACCGAGGTACTGGCTGCAGTAATTGGCCTAGTGATCTACTACCTGGCCTTCAGTGCGAAGAGCCACATCCAGGCCTGA
- the Ssr4 gene encoding translocon-associated protein subunit delta isoform X1 translates to MAAMASLGALALLLLSGLSCCSEACVEPQITPSYYTTSDAVISTETVFIVEISLTCKNRVQNMALYADVSGKQFPVTRGQDVGRYQVSWSLDHKSAHAGTYEVRFFDEESYSLLRKAQRNNEDISIIPPLFTVSVDHRGAWNGPWVSTEVLAAVIGLVIYYLAFSAKSHIQA, encoded by the exons ATGGCGGCGATGGCATCTCTCGGCGCCCTGGCGCTACTCCTGCTGTCCGGCCTCTCTTGCTGCTCAG aggcctgtgtggagcccCAGATCACCCCTTCCTACTATACCACTTCAGATGCCGTCATTTCCACCGAGACTGTCTTCATCGTGGAGATCTCCCTGACATGCAAGAACAGGGTTCAG AATATGGCTCTTTATGCTGATGTCAGTGGAAAACAGTTCCCTGTCACCAGGGGCCAGGATGTGGGCCGTTATCAG GTGTCCTGGAGCTTAGACCATAAGAGCGCCCATGCAGGCACCTATGAGGTCAGATTCTTCGATGAGGAGTCTTACAGCCTCCTAAGGAAG GCTCAGAGAAATAATGAGGACATTTCAATCATCCCACCCCTGTTCACAGTCAGCGTGGACCATAGG GGTGCCTGGAATGGGCCCTGGGTCTCCACCGAGGTACTGGCTGCAGTAATTGGCCTAGTGATCTACTACCTGGCCTTCAGTGCGAAGAGCCACATCCAGGCCTGA